Genomic DNA from Mycobacterium stomatepiae:
GTCGATGTTGATCAACGTCGGTGACGAGAAAGGCGAACTCCTTGATGCCGCCGTGCGCCGCGCCAACCCGGCGGTGGTACTCGAGTTGGGTACTTACGTCGGGTACAGCGCCATGCGGATCGCCCGGGTCGCCCCTAACGCCAAGGTGTACTCGGTCGAGTTCTCTGAAGCCAACGCCGCCAACGCCCGGCGGATCTGGGCGCACGCCGGTCTCGCCGATCAGCTGACCTGTGTAGTCGGGACGCTCGGCGACGGTGGACGCACCCTTGACCGTTTAGCAAATGAATATGAATTCGTCTCAGGCACCGTCGATTTCGTCTTTGTCGACCACGATAAGACGGCCTACCTGACCGACCTGCTGAGCATTCTCGACCGGGGTTGGCTACATCCCGGCTCGATCGTGGTCGCCGACAATGTCGGGACACCGGGAGCCCCGAAGTACCGCGAGTACATGCAGCAGCAGGAGGGCAAGCTGTGGAAGACCATCGAGCACAAGGCCCACATCGAGTATCAGTCGCTGTTGACTGATCTCGTGCTGGAATCCGACTACTTGGGCTGACCTACTGCGCGCGGGGGTGGGCCCCGGCCCACACCTCGCGCAACGCATGCACGGTGACCAGCGTGTAGATCTGGGTGGTCGTCACCGACGCATGGCCCAGCAACTCCTGCACGACGCGTACGTCGGCACCGCCCTCCAGCAGATGAGTGGCGAACGAGTGCCTAAGCATGTGCGGCGACACCCCCGCCTTGATCCCGGCGCGCTCGGCGGCGTCCTGCAGCACCTGCCATGCGCTTTGC
This window encodes:
- a CDS encoding O-methyltransferase, with protein sequence MQLKQLLSPMRWSVVRMGIGMRSYNSTGQFGDGREAATVDYVLNHARAGDVDDVLTAIDKFAYEKSMLINVGDEKGELLDAAVRRANPAVVLELGTYVGYSAMRIARVAPNAKVYSVEFSEANAANARRIWAHAGLADQLTCVVGTLGDGGRTLDRLANEYEFVSGTVDFVFVDHDKTAYLTDLLSILDRGWLHPGSIVVADNVGTPGAPKYREYMQQQEGKLWKTIEHKAHIEYQSLLTDLVLESDYLG